One region of Rhodocaloribacter litoris genomic DNA includes:
- a CDS encoding IS630 family transposase (programmed frameshift), with product MAKKYCVTLNDSERQHLDDLIERRSKGVPPVKRAFMLLKADQSQGAPAWTDERIAESYNVSVRTVERLRRRFVEEGFEVALYGKKREPVKEKIFDGQVEAHLVALRCSEPPEGFARWSLRLLADRMIELGYVESISHESVRQLLKKNELKPWRVKSWVIPQADAAFVCQMEQVLDVYARPYDPLRPVVCLDEARKQLISEVRQPFTRADGVRHVDYEYKREGTRTLYMLCEPLGGFRKVLVKERQDRLTWARVVAHLVEDLYPDAETITLVQDNLSAHTASALYEVFDAERARRIVRKLEIVSTPVHGSWLNMAEIELSVLVRQGLCRRIGNASQLEGEIAAWYEARNAKQRGVDWQFTTADARVKLKRLYPSIIT from the exons ATGGCCAAAAAATACTGCGTCACGCTCAATGACAGTGAACGCCAGCACCTCGATGACCTCATTGAGCGGCGTTCAAAAGGTGTCCCGCCGGTCAAACGAGCCTTCATGCTGCTCAAAGCAGACCAGAGCCAGGGCGCACCGGCCTGGACCGATGAACGCATCGCCGAAAGCTACAACGTCAGTGTCCGAACCGTCGAGCGCTTACGTCGGCGCTTCGTCGAAGAAGGCTTCGAGGTGGCTCTCTACGGCAAAAAACGCGAACCGGTTAAAGAGAAGATCTTCGACGGGCAGGTCGAGGCTCATCTGGTGGCCCTGCGCTGTTCAGAGCCGCCGGAAGGCTTTGCCCGGTGGTCGCTCCGCCTTCTGGCTGACCGTATGATCGAACTCGGTTACGTCGAATCGATCTCGCATGAGAGCGTGCGGCAGTTGCTTA AAAAAAACGAACTCAAGCCCTGGCGCGTTAAGTCGTGGGTAATTCCTCAGGCCGATGCCGCCTTCGTCTGCCAGATGGAGCAAGTGCTCGATGTCTACGCCCGGCCCTACGACCCGCTCCGACCGGTTGTGTGCCTCGACGAAGCGCGCAAGCAACTCATCAGCGAGGTGCGACAGCCCTTCACGCGTGCCGACGGGGTGCGGCACGTGGATTACGAGTACAAACGCGAAGGGACCCGCACGCTCTATATGCTCTGCGAGCCCCTGGGCGGCTTCCGGAAGGTGCTCGTCAAGGAGCGTCAGGACCGTTTGACCTGGGCTCGTGTGGTGGCCCACCTCGTCGAAGACCTCTATCCAGACGCCGAGACGATCACGCTGGTTCAGGACAACCTCTCCGCGCACACCGCCTCGGCGCTCTACGAGGTCTTCGACGCCGAGCGCGCCCGGCGCATCGTGCGCAAGTTGGAGATAGTCTCGACGCCGGTGCATGGTTCGTGGTTGAACATGGCCGAGATCGAGCTTTCGGTGCTGGTTCGTCAGGGTCTCTGTCGCCGCATCGGCAATGCATCGCAGTTAGAGGGCGAGATCGCCGCCTGGTACGAGGCGCGCAACGCAAAGCAGCGGGGTGTAGACTGGCAGTTCACGACGGCGGATGCGCGGGTGAAGTTGAAGCGGCTATACCCGTCAATTATAACTTGA